In Gimesia benthica, a single window of DNA contains:
- a CDS encoding Imm7 family immunity protein, which produces MLLGFGWCHLRSSREAIREARLSDIDRIDAEIDAADQKLWNEFRTWMDVSAECFIQWQLCESLNNEKGLLTWCVSRNHRTSAVWEMLDWIETHGPGSYGLFYCYDDEDTRERNYIGRHPPMDYDNVFRVHRLLHGVLTEMDDPFFGLVQGNIDPVHPYDRADED; this is translated from the coding sequence ATGTTACTGGGGTTTGGCTGGTGTCATCTGCGGAGCAGTCGTGAAGCAATCAGGGAGGCGAGGTTGTCTGACATTGATCGGATCGATGCAGAAATCGATGCCGCAGATCAGAAATTATGGAACGAATTTCGAACATGGATGGATGTGTCTGCAGAATGTTTTATCCAGTGGCAACTGTGTGAGTCGTTAAATAATGAAAAAGGCCTGCTGACATGGTGCGTTTCACGTAATCACAGAACGTCTGCAGTGTGGGAGATGCTCGACTGGATCGAGACACACGGCCCGGGAAGCTATGGCCTGTTTTATTGTTACGACGATGAAGACACGCGGGAGAGAAATTATATTGGCCGTCATCCACCGATGGATTATGACAATGTGTTTCGAGTCCACCGTTTACTGCATGGCGTACTGACAGAAATGGATGATCCGTTCTTCGGTCTGGTTCAGGGAAATATTGATCCTGTGCACCCTTATGATCGGGCTGATGAGGATTAA
- a CDS encoding DMT family transporter, whose amino-acid sequence MLTCYLALGVAIVLEVIGTSALQASQQFTRPVPTAITVVTYLSAFYFLSLALKMIPVGIAYAIWSGVGIVLISCVGLILFKQKLDLPAILGLALIIAGVLVINLFSQTVSH is encoded by the coding sequence ATGTTAACCTGTTATCTGGCTCTGGGAGTGGCAATCGTGCTGGAAGTGATCGGCACGTCTGCGCTGCAGGCTTCGCAGCAGTTCACACGCCCGGTCCCCACGGCAATCACGGTGGTCACCTATCTGAGCGCCTTCTATTTTCTCTCCCTGGCTTTGAAGATGATCCCGGTCGGCATCGCTTATGCCATCTGGAGCGGGGTGGGCATTGTGCTCATCTCCTGCGTTGGCCTGATTCTCTTCAAGCAGAAACTGGATTTGCCCGCCATTCTGGGATTGGCACTGATCATCGCCGGAGTTCTCGTGATCAATCTGTTCTCTCAGACTGTCTCACATTGA
- a CDS encoding bifunctional serine/threonine-protein kinase/formylglycine-generating enzyme family protein, which yields MNEQEIFIAALEIEDLQQRAAYLDQVCGEDRQLREQVAALLNETEQSGEFLGVPVLEQMRRSSEATRVAGEDAGAQPGLNDLDLGFLQPATEAGSLGALGHYDIQDLIGRGGCGIVFKAFDQRLHRIVAIKVMTPAMAATSPARKRFLREARATAAIRHENVVNIYAVEEAPLPFLVMEYIDGKTLQQMIDDNGPLDLTTIVKFGRMIADGLEAAHLQGLIHRDIKPGNILIESGTGRVKITDFGLARAADDASRSQSGIIAGTPMYMSPEQVQGLKLDRKSDLFSLGSVLYVMCSGRPPFRAPSTLAVLKRVVDEEPRSIREIIPEVPDWLVAIIRQLHEKDPDHRFQSAQDVAERLAGGAEAAVPMRQTRDESTSAKLKKLRQSRLSWMKVAAILIVLLSSFGFTDATGITRLHSTVIRYFSPEGTLVIEVEDPGVSVSIDGQELVIKGTGVEELRLKPGQYQFEATKGGEVLKRELITVTRDGREVVRVSREVPLSAAPTKRSTTEVSLPDQFENQLGMNFIKVPAGSAYLGGYGGLAGWEHVSFSQDIYMGACEVTQREWLAVVGKNHSHFSAEGAGKAAIASLSVEQQGDLPVESVSCFDIQYFIDVLNDKYADQGWIYRLPTRVEWEYACRVGPRGTYSNGSHDFYLKKPVDQLLTGEANIDFGLNRTQEVGYYSANRLGLHDMHGNVSEWCLGVKTPEGQQEYVQCGGSWQQSSNRCRAIDYRKEPPGLVSIKAGFRLVRVRADMPPPEIRIEIPPEQRSSLEWVVLHGGNVTVFVGDQRVEVSPGGTLPEEITFLHAVDLKGIRLLNAENVENLRNTPRVRNAVFVGASVDDLVFARLMSFPGITYLSNLNAEGASISDQAVAELRHLTDHFFGLILSETKISAEGLKQMRYLSNHGVLLKECRNIDDAACRVLAETPRWVWLGLSGTRVTDAGLEELHVCKKLVAIDVVRCPVTEGGVRKLAAALPRCRIEWDGGFIEPVSGK from the coding sequence ATGAACGAACAGGAAATCTTTATTGCCGCGCTGGAGATTGAAGATCTTCAGCAGCGGGCGGCCTACCTCGATCAGGTGTGCGGCGAAGATCGTCAGTTGCGGGAACAGGTGGCTGCCTTGCTGAATGAGACGGAACAGTCAGGCGAATTTCTCGGCGTCCCTGTGCTGGAGCAGATGCGACGGTCGAGCGAAGCAACACGCGTCGCGGGGGAAGATGCGGGGGCCCAGCCTGGACTGAATGATCTCGACCTGGGATTTCTACAGCCGGCGACGGAAGCTGGATCGCTGGGAGCACTGGGGCACTATGATATTCAGGATCTGATTGGCCGAGGGGGCTGTGGTATCGTTTTTAAGGCGTTTGACCAGCGACTGCACCGGATTGTCGCCATCAAAGTGATGACCCCGGCCATGGCGGCGACTTCTCCTGCTCGCAAGCGGTTTTTGCGCGAGGCGCGGGCCACCGCGGCCATACGTCATGAGAACGTCGTTAATATTTACGCGGTCGAGGAAGCCCCCCTGCCCTTTCTGGTGATGGAATACATTGACGGTAAGACACTGCAGCAGATGATTGATGACAATGGGCCGCTCGATCTGACTACCATCGTGAAGTTTGGGCGGATGATCGCAGATGGTCTTGAAGCAGCCCATCTGCAGGGATTGATTCACCGGGATATTAAACCAGGGAATATCCTGATCGAGTCCGGAACGGGACGTGTCAAAATTACCGATTTTGGTCTGGCACGCGCCGCAGATGACGCGAGCCGGTCTCAGAGCGGTATCATCGCGGGTACGCCGATGTATATGTCGCCCGAGCAGGTTCAGGGGCTCAAGCTGGACCGGAAGAGTGACCTGTTCAGCCTGGGGAGTGTTTTATATGTGATGTGTTCCGGACGCCCTCCTTTCCGTGCCCCGTCGACTCTGGCTGTGCTGAAGCGGGTCGTGGATGAGGAACCCCGGAGTATCCGGGAGATCATTCCTGAAGTGCCGGACTGGCTGGTTGCCATCATTCGTCAACTGCACGAAAAAGACCCCGATCATCGATTTCAGTCTGCACAGGATGTTGCTGAGCGATTAGCCGGAGGTGCGGAAGCAGCAGTACCGATGCGTCAAACCAGGGATGAGTCGACTTCGGCAAAATTAAAAAAACTGAGGCAGAGTCGGTTATCGTGGATGAAGGTTGCGGCGATCCTCATCGTGCTGTTGTCGAGTTTTGGCTTTACCGACGCAACCGGCATCACCCGCTTGCACAGTACTGTAATCCGCTATTTCTCACCCGAGGGAACTCTGGTGATTGAAGTCGAAGATCCCGGTGTGAGTGTTTCCATCGACGGTCAGGAACTGGTAATCAAGGGGACTGGAGTCGAAGAGCTTCGACTGAAACCGGGACAGTATCAGTTCGAGGCTACAAAAGGCGGGGAAGTTCTGAAGAGGGAGCTGATAACTGTTACACGAGATGGGCGCGAAGTGGTTCGTGTCAGTCGGGAGGTGCCACTATCGGCAGCCCCCACCAAGAGAAGTACAACTGAGGTTTCACTTCCCGATCAGTTTGAGAATCAGCTTGGAATGAACTTCATCAAAGTCCCGGCCGGGAGTGCGTATCTTGGTGGCTATGGAGGACTGGCAGGTTGGGAGCATGTGAGCTTCTCACAAGATATTTATATGGGGGCCTGTGAGGTAACACAACGGGAATGGCTGGCTGTGGTGGGTAAGAATCACAGCCACTTTTCTGCTGAGGGAGCAGGTAAAGCAGCGATCGCGTCGCTTTCAGTAGAACAACAGGGGGATCTACCTGTCGAGAGCGTCTCCTGTTTCGATATTCAGTATTTTATCGATGTACTGAATGATAAATATGCGGATCAGGGATGGATCTACCGCCTGCCAACCCGGGTTGAATGGGAATATGCATGTCGGGTAGGACCACGGGGTACTTATTCAAACGGCAGTCATGATTTCTATCTGAAAAAGCCCGTCGATCAACTCTTAACGGGAGAAGCCAATATTGATTTCGGTCTGAATCGGACTCAGGAAGTGGGATATTATTCGGCAAATCGACTTGGTCTACATGATATGCATGGGAATGTATCGGAATGGTGCCTGGGAGTAAAAACTCCTGAGGGACAGCAGGAATATGTGCAATGTGGTGGGAGTTGGCAGCAAAGTTCGAATCGGTGCCGCGCAATTGATTATAGAAAGGAACCTCCAGGCCTCGTTTCGATCAAGGCGGGATTTCGTCTGGTTCGAGTGCGTGCAGATATGCCTCCACCGGAGATTCGTATTGAAATTCCACCAGAACAACGCTCGTCATTAGAATGGGTGGTTTTACATGGAGGGAATGTTACGGTTTTTGTCGGTGATCAGCGAGTTGAAGTCAGTCCAGGCGGTACTTTGCCTGAAGAGATCACTTTTCTACATGCAGTCGATTTGAAAGGAATCCGTTTACTGAATGCTGAAAATGTAGAGAATTTACGAAATACTCCCAGGGTTCGGAATGCGGTCTTTGTCGGGGCTTCTGTTGACGATCTGGTATTTGCCAGACTGATGTCCTTTCCCGGGATTACTTACCTGTCAAATTTGAATGCAGAGGGGGCTTCAATTTCCGATCAGGCTGTCGCTGAGTTACGGCATCTGACCGATCATTTCTTTGGATTGATTCTGTCTGAGACGAAGATATCAGCTGAGGGGCTGAAGCAGATGCGTTATTTGAGCAATCACGGCGTGCTCCTGAAGGAATGCAGGAATATCGACGACGCAGCTTGCCGCGTGCTGGCTGAGACGCCTCGCTGGGTCTGGCTGGGGCTTAGTGGCACTCGAGTTACCGATGCCGGCCTTGAAGAATTACATGTCTGTAAAAAACTGGTCGCAATCGATGTCGTGCGTTGCCCCGTCACAGAAGGAGGCGTCCGCAAACTGGCGGCTGCGCTGCCCCGCTGTCGCATCGAGTGGGACGGTGGTTTTATCGAACCTGTCTCAGGGAAGTGA
- a CDS encoding sigma-70 family RNA polymerase sigma factor: MSEFTEMMRAVQAGDRESAEKMLPRVYDELRKLAAGYLANEPTGHARQATSLVHEAYLRLIGNDEDWNGEGHFFGAAAIAIRRILVENARARRSLKRGGNAVRLDLEEVLPSTLPEPVEDLIALDEALDRLSTVDPRATELVQLLYFSGLTLSQAAEVMGVSPRTADRLWAYAKAWLRREMRRNSEISEI, translated from the coding sequence ATGTCTGAATTCACCGAAATGATGCGTGCCGTTCAGGCGGGAGACCGTGAGTCAGCTGAAAAAATGCTGCCCCGAGTCTATGACGAGCTCCGTAAGCTGGCTGCAGGATATCTGGCGAATGAGCCGACAGGACATGCGCGTCAGGCCACTTCCCTCGTCCATGAAGCTTATCTGCGGCTGATTGGGAATGACGAGGATTGGAATGGTGAAGGACATTTCTTCGGGGCCGCCGCAATCGCGATTCGCCGCATTCTGGTTGAAAATGCACGGGCCCGCCGAAGTCTCAAGCGTGGTGGAAATGCAGTTCGTCTAGATCTGGAAGAGGTGCTGCCATCCACATTGCCTGAACCCGTAGAAGATCTGATTGCGCTGGACGAAGCCCTCGACAGGCTCTCTACAGTAGATCCCCGGGCTACAGAATTAGTGCAACTGCTTTATTTTTCTGGCCTTACATTAAGTCAGGCTGCAGAAGTGATGGGGGTTTCCCCCCGCACAGCTGATCGATTATGGGCCTATGCCAAAGCCTGGCTACGGAGAGAAATGCGGAGAAATTCAGAAATATCTGAGATTTGA